One part of the Ursus arctos isolate Adak ecotype North America unplaced genomic scaffold, UrsArc2.0 scaffold_14, whole genome shotgun sequence genome encodes these proteins:
- the HAPLN4 gene encoding hyaluronan and proteoglycan link protein 4, whose protein sequence is MREVVAVGKEGQGASPPTGEVQEAGLSTLCPQVCARAALGPGALWAAAWGVLLLAASAGAQRGRKKVVHVLEGESGSVVVQTAPGQVVSHRGGTIVLPCRYHYEAAAHDHDGVRLKWTKVVDPLAFTDVFVALGPQHRAFGSYRGRAELQGDGPGDASLVLRNVTLQDYGRYECEVTNELEDDTGMVKLDLEGVVFPYHPRGGRYKLTFTEAQRACAEQDGILASAEQLHAAWRDGLDWCNAGWLRDGSVQYPVSQPREPCGGLGGASAGTGGGTASGGVRNYGYRHNAEERYDAFCFTSNLPGRVFFLKPLRPVPFSGAARACAARGAAVAKVGQLFAAWKLQLLDRCTAGWLADGSARYPIVNPRARCGGRRPGVRSLGFPDATRRLFGVYCYRAPGAPDPAPGGWGWGWAGGGGWAGGARDPAAWTPLRV, encoded by the exons ATGCGAGAAGTCGTCGCCGTGGGGAAGGAAGGTCAGGGGGCTAGTCCTCCGACAGGCGAAGTCCAGGAGGCTGGATTGAGTACCCTGTGCCCCCAGGTGTGTGCTCGGGCGGCCCTCGGTCCCGGCGCGCTCTGGGCCGCGGCCTGGGGAGTCCTGCTGCTCGCGGCCTCCGCAGGGGCGCAGCGCGGACGCAAGAAGGTCGTGCACGTGCTCG AGGGTGAGTCGGGCTCGGTGGTGGTGCAGACGGCGCCGGGGCAGGTGGTCAGTCACAGGGGTGGCACCATCGTCTTGCCCTGCCGCTACCACTATGAGGCAGCCGCCCACGACCACGACGGCGTCCGTCTCAAGTGGACCAAGGTGGTGGACCCACTGGCCTTTACCGACGTCTTCGTAGCGCTGGGCCCCCAGCACCGAGCATTTGGCAGCTACCGTGGGCGTGCCGAGCTGCAGGGCGATGGACCCGGTGATGCCTCCCTGGTTCTCCGAAACGTTACGCTGCAGGATTATGGGCGCTATGAATGCGAGGTCACCAATGAGCTGGAAGATGACACTGGCATGGTCAAGCTGGACCTGGAAG GAGTTGTCTTCCCTTACCACCCCCGTGGAGGCCGCTACAAGTTGACCTTCACGGAGGCGCAGCGCGCCTGCGCCGAGCAGGACGGCATCCTGGCGTCGGCAGAGCAGCTGCACGCGGCCTGGCGCGACGGCCTGGACTGGTGCAACGCAGGCTGGCTGCGCGACGGCTCCGTGCAGTACCCGGTGAGCCAGCCCCGGGAGCCCTGCGGCGGCCTGGGCGGAGCGAGCGCCGGGACCGGCGGCGGCACAGCCTCCGGGGGCGTGCGCAACTACGGCTACCGCCATAACGCCGAAGAACGCTACGACGCCTTCTGCTTCACGTCCAACCTCCCAG GACGTGTGTTCTTTCTGAAGCCGCTGCGGCCTGTGCCCTTCTCGGGAGCAGCGCGTGCATGCGCGGCGCGCGGCGCGGCCGTGGCCAAGGTGGGACAGCTGTTCGCTGCGTGGAAGCTGCAGCTGCTGGACCGCTGCACCGCGGGCTGGCTGGCCGACGGGAGCGCGCGCTACCCCATCGTGAATCCGCGCGCGCGCTGCGGCGGCCGCCGGCCGGGCGTTCGCAGCCTGGGATTCCCCGACGCCACGCGCCGCCTCTTTGGCGTCTACTGCTACCGTGCACCCGGCGCGCCGGACCCCGCACCCggcggctgggggtggggctgggccggAGGCGGCGGCTGGGCCGGAGGCGCGCGCGACCCGGCTGCTTGGACCCCGCTGCGTGTCTAG